A window of Mucilaginibacter robiniae genomic DNA:
GACTTACTGGGCATTGCGTTTGGATTTGGTGAAAGCCATATCGACCATGTGTACCATGGCATTGATGGTGTCGGTATCCAGTTCGCGGCTGGAGCGCAGTTGGAAGACAATCTTTTCCTTTTCGGAGATGTCTGCCGCCTCGATCTTCTCACCGGTAATAAAGGTTTCTGTGGATACGCCGAGCCAGTTGCACAGCCGGATAAAGGTCTCGACATCGGGCAGGTTACCTTGTTCAACACGCGAGAGCGTCGCCGAACTGATTCCGCCGATCTCTGTCGCGGTATCCCTTAAGCCCATTTTCCCGCGCTTGGATTTCAGCATACTGGCCAACAGTTCTGAATTTAATGTGGATTCCATGTGGGTAAGTTGTTGAAAAGTTTTATAAATAAGACATTGTTACATTAACGATACAATGTATATATTTGACAAATGAAACAATGTCACGTTGGTGATACAAATCTATAATACTTTAAACATATATACAAAATTTATTTAACCATGGAAAATTTGCAACAGTATTTCTTAAAGCCCGGTGACCAGTTGGTGGAATCCATTTTTGCCACTGGACTTACCAAACATTTCGCGGTCTACCTGGGACGCTTGTCGGACGGGCAGGAATGGATTGCCGAGAACCATCACCACACGGGTGGGGTGCGGCTGGTCACGGTGCGGAATTATGCTGCCGGGGAACGCAGCCTGGTGCGCATCGACCGTTTCAGCGGGACTGAACAGGAACGGCACCAGGTTATCCTGCGTGCGTTGCGGTTGGCGGGAAAGTCCTATGACCTGGTGCAATATAACTGTGAACATTTCGCCACAGAGGTGACGACTGGGCTGGCAGAAAGCAAACAGAAACAGGTGGGTATTCTGCTGAAAATGACCAGGTGTTCTGTCTTAAAGAGGTCAGGCGTTCCGGCGTAAACTGACCACCCCATTCCGGGGCAAACTGACCAGGGATTCCGGGCGAAACTGACCACCCCTGGAATGCAGCTGATGCGGTAGCAGCCGTCATCTTTGTAGGGTTACAAAACTCTCAAAGTATGGCTAACACTACGATCAGTATGAGTAAGATAAGAAAGATCTTAAGGATGTACACCAACGGGCGCAGCATCATGTCTATAGCAGCCCAGGCAGACGCATCCAGAAACACCGTAAAGAAGTATCTGGCCTCTTTCAAGGAGAGCGGCTTCAGCTTTGATGAAGTCAATGCTTTGAATGATAAAGAGCTGGAAGACTTGTTTGGCAAGGCTAAGGAGCGCTCTCCCAACAGCCGTATGCAAGCCATGCTGCGCTGCTTTCCCAAAGTAGACAAAGAGCTGAAACGTACCGGTGTTACCCGTCAAATGCTTTGGGAGGCTTATCGTAAAGAGTTTCCGGACGGTTACCAGTATAGCCAGTTTTGCTTTTATTATACCCAGTGGCAGGCCCGGGTTAACCCTGTGATGCACATCGACCACAAGGCCGGTGATAAGCTGTATGTGGATTTTGCCGGTCAAAAGCTGAGCATCACAAACCGGGATACCGGGGAGATCATTCCTGTCGAGGTCTTCATCGGCATACTTGGGGCCAGCCAGCTGACCTATGTCGAGGCGGTCATGAGCCAGCAAAAAGAAGACTTCATTTCCGCTTGTGAGCATACCCTGCATTACATTGGCGGCGTGCCGGAGGCCATTGTTCCGGACAATCTGAAAGCTGCCGTCACTAAAAGTAACCGTTACGAACCTACGCTGAATGAAACGTTTGAAGACTTCAGCAATCATTATTGCACGACCATCTTACCTGCCCGGGCATTCCGCCCTCGTGATAAAGCGCTGGTAGAAGGTGCCGTAAGAATCATCTATAGCCGCATTTATGTTCCCCTGCGCAAGAGCGTTTATCATTCCTTGCAAGAGCTGAATGCCGCTATTCATGAACTGCTGGAAGCCCATAATAACCGGCTGATGCAAAGCCGGCCTTACAGCAGAAGGCAGCAATTCGAGGAGGTAGAGCGTGAAACGCTTATGCCTTTACCCGTGTTGCGCTATGAGCTTAAAAAGCAGTTTCATGCCACCGTGATGAAAAACGGGCATGTCAGCCTCGGGCCTGATAAGAACTACTATAGTGTGCCTTACCGCTTCATCGGCAAAAAGATCAAGCTGCTGTATTCCAGCACGACGGTAGAGGCCTTCTATCATTATGAACGCATAGCCATTCACAAGCGTACCAAGGGGCTGCACCGCTACATTACGGATAAAGACCATCTGGCTTCCACCCACCAGTTCGTTGCCGAGTGGAACCCGGAAAAGTTCCTGTCCTGGGCCGCATCGATCCATGAGGATGTGCGCCTTTATATCCAGCATATCCTTAGCCGCAGGCACCATGCAGAGCAGGCTTACCGATCCTGCATCGGTGTGCTGGGCTTTGCCCGTAAAGCCGGGAATGAACGCCTGATCCTGGCCTGCAGAAGAGGCCTGAGTTATGGCATGTACAGTTACAAGACCATACAAATGATCCTGGAAAAGAACCTCGATCAGTACGAAGAAAGCTTATTTGCCAATGAACTTACCATGCCCGAGCATGATAACATCAGAGGCGAAGACTATTACCAGTAAACACGAATCAAGTCATATGAATACAAACACTTTAGACAAACTGCGGAAGATGAAGTTCTTCGGCATGTTCCATGCTTTTCAAAGCAGCCTGGAAACCGGGCAAACAGATCACTACACGGCCGATGAACTCTTGGCCTACCTGGTGGATGCCGAATGGGATGACCGGCATAACCGGCGTATAGAGCGCCAGATCTATCATGCCAAGTTCCGCTACAAAGCGTCCATTGAAGAGGTGAACTACCAGGCAGAGCGGAGCATTGACCGCAACCTGGTCATGCGCCTGGCGGACTGCACCTTCATTGAGCGCAATGAGAATGTGCTCCTGACCGGCAGCACCGGCATTGGCAAAAGCTACATCGCCTCTGCTATTGGTTACCAGGCCTGTATGCAGGGCTATAGGGTATTCTATGCCAGTACACCCAAGCTATTTGCCAAACTCAAGATGGCCAAGGCTGATGGCTCCTACATCAAAGAGATCGCAAAGATTGAACGCCAGCAACTGCTCATACTCGATGACTTTGGCTTGCAGCCTTTTGATGCACAAAACAGGGCTGCCCTGATGGAGATCATTGAAGACCGGCATGGTAAAGCATCCCTGATCATTACCTCACAGCTTCCGGTCAGTAAATGGCATGAGGTCATCGGTGAAAAAACAATAGCTGATGCAATATTAGACCGTATCGTACACAGCGCTCACCGGCTGGATCTCAAGGGTGAATCCATGAGAAAAAAACGCAGGGCTGATGAAAAGGAAATCAGTTACCAATAATAACTTGAGATAGCTAACTTTGTAATAATGCTTCTACAGCATTGGCTGCATCATTCCGCCAGTTCTCAGACTGGTCAGTTTGCCACGGAATAGCCTGGTCAACATCCCCGGAATACCTAGTTATTCGTCCATTGCGTGATTCGTAGCGTTCGAAAAAATTACCGCGTTAATATATTGACAGTGAGTTAGTTACAGACAAAAGTTCTGCACCCTCCCTCTCCGCAAAACTTGGTAGCAATAATAGAAAAGCCTACGAATTACTCATTCGTAGGCTTTTCTATTATTGATTTTATTTGACTATTTCAAATATAACTCTCACTGTAAAGTTAAGCTTAATGGTTTTAAAGTCAATATCACTTTCTGCTGGGGCTGCATCAGCAGTAGCCATTTTGGCCATGTACATGACCGGACGTGGAGCTGGCAGGTTTATATCATCATTTTCGGTAATATCAATAGGGTGCCCCAACTTCTCACCTACGGCGGTTAACATATATCCGGCTTTTTCACGTGCATTTAATAAAGCTTTAATTTTCAGATCGCGTTTTATTGCATCCATTTTTGAATAATCATAGCTATCAACATTAGTTGATTGTATTCCTTTAGCATCTACAACAGCCAATATTTGGTTTAATCGGTTTAAATCCTGTAGTTTAAGCCGGTACTGTTTAGCAGCCAAAAAATCAGGGTTCTTTTTTTTCTGGTATGTATTGTTATAAGCAGAAACATTGTTAATGGTAAAATCAGCTTTAGGTACGCCAGCGCTGTTAACTGCTTTCTCCAATTGATTTTCCAGTTGATCGATAGTTACTTTGTTTTTACCATCCATGTACTCTTTGAGCGATATAGAAACATAAATAATATCTGGAGTAATTTCTTGTGTAGCATTGCCGGTTACTTCAATACGATTGCGTAAGTCCATATTTTGTGCAAAACCGGTTTGAATGAATAAGCATAAAGTGGTTAATAACATTAATTTTTTCATGTATCTTATTTTAGTATATAGATGTAATACGGCTTGGAAGATTAGTTTGAAACAGGAATGTTACAAATTAATGTAAGCTATTGTTTTTGCCGATAGCATATTGAAGAGTAGTGCAGAAGTTATGGATTCATTTCTTTTAGTGTCTGAAACAGAATTGAGGCGTTATCAAGTACTTTTTTAATGTTGAACTTGTACTATTTCTTCAAAGAAAGTAGTCCAGCCATCAATTCTTCGTTAAAGTTACCAATGGTAGTATGATGCAGCAGATGATGTATTTGATCTCTTATAGCTTTAAACTGGTTGTGTAATGGGCATGGATTGATTTCTGAACATTGCTTTAAACCCAAAGCACATCCATAAAAAATTGCATTACCATCCACAGCCTCTACAATATCGCTTAAAGGTCTAGCAAGAGAGCTTTCATCTACGAAAAAGCCACCATTAGGACCTTTAGCAGAACTGATGATCCCTTTTCTACTCAAATCTTGTAAAATTTTAGCTAGGTATAGTTCCGGCGAATCAATTCCGAAAGCAATATCTTTAATGCCTACCCTGGTGCCCGAAGCTGATTTATGCGCAATATAAAACACAGCACGAATTGCATACTCACAAGTTTTTGAAAATACCGCCATAGCTAATAAGCAAGCAAAGATATAAAAAATAATAAAAGATAATTTTGTCCTTTAATAAATACTTCTTTATGTTTGCACAACCAATAAAAGATAAAAAGATATTTATATATTAAATAAAAGTTATGACAAACGAGCAGAAAGAATTAGTGAGGGGAACAGTTCCGGTTTTAAAAGAACATGGTGTAGCCTTAACTACCTATTTTTACAACCGTATGCTTACTCAAAACCCAGAGTTAAAGAACGTATTTAATAGTGCCAATCAGCATACAGGTGCCCAACCAACAGCTTTAGCTATGTCAGTGCTAGCTTATGCAGAGCATATTGACAATCCTGCTGTTTTGGGTTATGCTGTTAACAAAATAGCTAACAAACATGTAAGCTTGGATATTCGGCCAGAACAGTATGCTATAGTAGGTAAACACCTGTTGGCTTCTATAAGTGAGGTACTGGGTGAAGCTGCAAGCGCTGAGCTCATTGATGCCTGGGCTGCCGCTTACAACCAGCTGGCAAAAATCATGATCGGTGTAGAAGCTGATTTATACAGCGGCTCGGTTGCTAAAGAAGGTGGATGGAGCAGTTGGCGCCCATTTGTAGTTCAACGAAAAGAACACGAATCGGAAGAAATTACTTCATTTTATCTTTACCCTTGTGATGGTGGCAAAGTAGCTGACTTTTTACCCGGCCAATATATTACCGTACGTTTATATGTACCTGAACTGAAAGTATTACAACCTCGTCAATATAGTATATCATGCGCTCCAAATGGTGAATATTACCGTATTTCTGTAAAAAGAGAACGAGGTACCGAAGAACGTCCGGCAGGCTTTGTCAGCAACTTACTGCATAATAAAATTCAGGAGGGTGATGTTATTGAGGTAGCTCCACCTGCTGGCGATTTCACTCTAGATATGGATAAAAACACACCTGTGGTATTTATTAGCGGCGGTGTAGGCTTAACCCCCTTTATGAGCATGCTAGAATACGTTACCCAATCAGGAAAAAGCAGGCCCATTACCTGGATACATGGTTGCCGGGGCTATGCTGTACATGCTTTCAAAAACAGAGTAACCGAGCTGAGCAGCCAACACACCTCTATGTCAATCCATAACTTTTATGACAAACTAGATCAGGAAACTCAAGATAATTATTACGAAGGATATGTGGATTTAGAAAAAGTTAAAGATGCGATAGTTCCCAATGCCGATTATTATATCTGCGGCCCGGGTCTATTTATCAAAAAACACTTTGATTATTTACGTCTACAAGGTGTCAACCCGCAGGCAATACACTTTGAAGAGTTTGGTCCAGCCATTTTGGTTGTGGAATAAAAAATTTATCAAGTCAGCTTTGACAATAATTCTGATTATAAATAAAGCCCTGCAAATTTGTAGGGCTTTATTATCTGATGTGTCATCAGTGAGTTATAAATAACTTATGTACTGCTCATCAAAGCTTCCATCCGCATACAATTCAAGCAAACCATAGCCTGGCGCTGTTTCCCGTCGATTGCCCTTCCACCAGGCACCACTTACAGCGCCGTTGCATATATAAGTAACATGGTTATAAATTAATTTCTCACGCAAGTGAATATGACCACTCAGGCACAGCTTTACATTAGGATGCTTGTAGAATAGCTGTATAATTTTTGAAGTATCAGTATGCATATCGCCACCCAGCATTACCCACTTGTTAACAATATTGTCTTCAATCAGGTTAGTGGCTGTTAGGATAGGAATGTGCGACATTACCAGCACCGGCATATCGTAGGTTTGGTTTAGTTCATTCTCCAGCCATGCAAACTGTTCATCGCCTAGTTTGCCAATATACCAGGTTCCATCAATATCTAAGTGAACACTATCCAGCATAATAAATTTCCAACCAGTCTTGATGAAGCTATAATAAGGTTTGCTCAACTGCAGTTGCTCTAACGAATACTGTTTGCCATATAAAGCCTGCCCTTTATCGCTTTCATTCCACCAGATATCATGATTACCCAAAATGTAGTGAATAGGCAAACTGCATTCAGCTTTCGTGAGCTGATGCATTAATTTCCACTGCGCATCAATAGTGATGATACTCTCTTTGTTCATATCAAACACCATATCTCCCCCATTAAGTATTAAATCCACTTTAGGTGTTTGACGCTGTACATGGTGCAGGCATTGTACAAATTTAGCCGGTGCACCTAAATCATTTTTCAAATGCACATCCGTAATATGAGCAATGCGTAAAACAGGGCGCTTGTCAGCTAACGGAATAGCCGACGCTATAGCAGGCATCAACATTGCACCGCCAATACTTTTTAAAGCTGAACGTCTTTTCATGGTTAAATAGAACAGGCACTATCCTGCTTTCAATGTAACTTTTGTTTGGTAAAAAACCAATTTTAATGCTGTTTTAAAAACTCTCTATTAAAATATTGCTATTCAGTTCTCTTACCTCATTAGCATATAAAGAAAAAGAGAGAAGCACACCTCTCTCTTTTTTTTATTAATATCAATATCCCGGATTTTGATACATTTTTACCGGGTCGAGTTTGTATTCATCAAACGGTATCGGATAGTATCGGTCTTTGTTGGTAAAGTTACTTAATTGAGCCAAACCAAAATCTGTTTGTTTTTTAGCTTTAAAATAAGCTACCAGTTCATCGTTGTTAAGTGTACGTAAAAGGTCAAACCAACGATGATGCTCAAACGCTAACTCAACACGGCGCTCATGCATAATAGCCAATTTAAGGGTTGGGTATCTGCTACTGTAATCAGCATTAGTTATTGACACAGCATAAGTAGGCATACCTGCGCGGGTACGTACCATATCTAAATACTGGATAGCACCAGCGGTATCGCCAAGATAGTTACTTACTTCAGCTAACATCAGGATTAAGTCTGCATAACGCATTAAAATCCAATCGTTACCTCCGTAGCCGTTAACACCAGCTGCAGTGCTCACGTCCTTGAATTTGGTAACAAACCAATCTTTTACAATTGGATCGTTAGCATATTTTACAGAGAAAGCCATACGAGGATCGCCTGTTTCGTATTCATTGATTAAGTCATGCGTAACGTTATAACCTACACCAGAAGATATCTTTTGTGAATTGATAGTTTCACCTTTAGCCTGGTTATTTGCTGCAATTGACGAGTAATAGTTAAGATCGCCTTGGATGTTTACGATTTGGAAGATTAATTCAGGACAGGTTGTTTTCTTAGATACGTCAAAAACGTCGGTATAAGGAATACTGCTTAAAGTACCAAAAGTACGCATGTTGTATGCAGCTAATAATGCAGTTCTAGCATTATTTAAATTTGTTGTACGGTTGGCCTGATCCAGAGTAGTTGCCATGGTAAGGTATACCTGACCCAACAGGAAATTAGCAGCAGCTTTAGATGTTCTGCCGGTTGATGCCTGAAGGTTTGGTAGAGGACTATTAACAACGTCTGTCAAATCGGAAATTATCTGCTGATAAACTGTAGCTTGTGGAACTCTGGCGGTTAACGCAGCAACTTCGTCTGCTGATTTTAATTCTTTAGTTACCAAAGGAACATCCCCCCAAAGGCGCACCAATTGAAAATAAGTAAACGCACGCAAGAATTTAGCTTCGGCGGCGTATTTCTGCTTTAAAGTATTATCAGTAAAAAGCACAGCATCAATGTGTGATAACACTACATTGGCGCGGCTAATGGTTGTATATAAAGATACCCAATGGCTTTTCAGATAAGTGTTGCTTGGCAGTATTGAAAAGTTGTTGAATTGAAAAGGCTCGCCCGAGTTCGATTGGTTATCGTTGGTACCAGTATCATCAGAGCGTTGATCTGTCCACAAATCACTGGTTTCACCAACGTTATTTCCACTACGTAATGATTGGTAAATACCATTAACAGCTAATAATACGTCGTTTGGTGACTGATAGCTTGCATCGACTGTAATGGCATTAGGATCGCTTTCGTTTAGAAAGTCTTTTTTACAAGATGTGCCCATCAACAAACTAAGGCCCAGTGTTGCAATTAATATATTTTGCTTCTTCATCTCTAAATCTTTAATCTTTGTTAGAAAGTAACATTAACACCAAGGTTGTATGATCTAACCAGCGGATAAGTACCATAATCAATACCAGGTGCAAGGTTAGCAGGTTGCGTGCTGTTTGTAGCAGCGCCAGAGTAGTTATAATCTACATCGGGATTGTAGCCTTTATACTTTGTAATGGTAAATGCGTTAACAACGCTTGCAAAAACACGTGCTTTACTTAGGCCTAAGGTGTGTTGTAAAAAGCTTGGTAGAGTATAACCTAATGTTAAGTTAGTACAACGCAGGTATGAGCCGCTTTGCAGGTAAAAAGTTGATAAACGTGTACTGTTACTTTGCGTACCAGCGCGTGAAGCACGGTAAACTGTACCATTACCCGGATTAGCAGCATTACGGTAGCGGTCCGCTACGTCGGCATACTGGTTACCTGAGCCTTCCATATTGTACAGGTAATAATCTTGACCATCAAGTATCTGGTTGCCGTATGAACCGTTAAATCCTGCATTAAAGTCAAGCCGTTTGTAGCTGGTGTTTAAGGCAAAGCCATAAGTAAACTTAGCATATGGTGTACCAATAATAGTCTTATCAGCATCGTTTACCACACCATCGTTGTTGGTATCTACAAACCACAGGTCACCAATTTTGGCCGGGTTGGTTTGAGATGCAGACGGAGCCGTCTTGCCAAGGTTTTCAGCAGTGATTACACCACCAACTTTAACACCATAAAACATACCGATTGGCTGTCCCTGTTGAGTAATGCTGGTAAGGTAAGAGCGCTCTGCACCGTTGATAATAATTGTGTTATTAGGTGGCAGTTTAACCACTTTGTTGCGGTTTAGTGAAATGTTACCACTTGCACCAAAGTTGAAATCTTTAGTATTGATGATCTTGCCATCTAACTGTAAATCAAAACCAGTATTGCGGATTTTCGAATCGCGTAGGTTGGTCAAAATGGTAGTGCTACCAGCTATTGCCGAAATGGGCTGATTATACAATAAATTGTAGGAATAGCTTAAGTAGTAGTTGGCAATGATTGAAAGGCGGCCTCTAAACAAAGAGATATCTGTACCAATATTGTACTGCGAAGTAGTTTCCCAGCTCAACTTATTATCTTGAATACCACCTGGGTAAGTTGTAGTTACCGCGCTATTACCATCAAGC
This region includes:
- a CDS encoding helix-turn-helix domain-containing protein — encoded protein: MESTLNSELLASMLKSKRGKMGLRDTATEIGGISSATLSRVEQGNLPDVETFIRLCNWLGVSTETFITGEKIEAADISEKEKIVFQLRSSRELDTDTINAMVHMVDMAFTKSKRNAQ
- a CDS encoding lecithin retinol acyltransferase family protein; its protein translation is MENLQQYFLKPGDQLVESIFATGLTKHFAVYLGRLSDGQEWIAENHHHTGGVRLVTVRNYAAGERSLVRIDRFSGTEQERHQVILRALRLAGKSYDLVQYNCEHFATEVTTGLAESKQKQVGILLKMTRCSVLKRSGVPA
- the istA gene encoding IS21 family transposase, with amino-acid sequence MSKIRKILRMYTNGRSIMSIAAQADASRNTVKKYLASFKESGFSFDEVNALNDKELEDLFGKAKERSPNSRMQAMLRCFPKVDKELKRTGVTRQMLWEAYRKEFPDGYQYSQFCFYYTQWQARVNPVMHIDHKAGDKLYVDFAGQKLSITNRDTGEIIPVEVFIGILGASQLTYVEAVMSQQKEDFISACEHTLHYIGGVPEAIVPDNLKAAVTKSNRYEPTLNETFEDFSNHYCTTILPARAFRPRDKALVEGAVRIIYSRIYVPLRKSVYHSLQELNAAIHELLEAHNNRLMQSRPYSRRQQFEEVERETLMPLPVLRYELKKQFHATVMKNGHVSLGPDKNYYSVPYRFIGKKIKLLYSSTTVEAFYHYERIAIHKRTKGLHRYITDKDHLASTHQFVAEWNPEKFLSWAASIHEDVRLYIQHILSRRHHAEQAYRSCIGVLGFARKAGNERLILACRRGLSYGMYSYKTIQMILEKNLDQYEESLFANELTMPEHDNIRGEDYYQ
- the istB gene encoding IS21-like element helper ATPase IstB, with the translated sequence MNTNTLDKLRKMKFFGMFHAFQSSLETGQTDHYTADELLAYLVDAEWDDRHNRRIERQIYHAKFRYKASIEEVNYQAERSIDRNLVMRLADCTFIERNENVLLTGSTGIGKSYIASAIGYQACMQGYRVFYASTPKLFAKLKMAKADGSYIKEIAKIERQQLLILDDFGLQPFDAQNRAALMEIIEDRHGKASLIITSQLPVSKWHEVIGEKTIADAILDRIVHSAHRLDLKGESMRKKRRADEKEISYQ
- a CDS encoding SIMPL domain-containing protein; the encoded protein is MKKLMLLTTLCLFIQTGFAQNMDLRNRIEVTGNATQEITPDIIYVSISLKEYMDGKNKVTIDQLENQLEKAVNSAGVPKADFTINNVSAYNNTYQKKKNPDFLAAKQYRLKLQDLNRLNQILAVVDAKGIQSTNVDSYDYSKMDAIKRDLKIKALLNAREKAGYMLTAVGEKLGHPIDITENDDINLPAPRPVMYMAKMATADAAPAESDIDFKTIKLNFTVRVIFEIVK
- a CDS encoding RrF2 family transcriptional regulator; amino-acid sequence: MAVFSKTCEYAIRAVFYIAHKSASGTRVGIKDIAFGIDSPELYLAKILQDLSRKGIISSAKGPNGGFFVDESSLARPLSDIVEAVDGNAIFYGCALGLKQCSEINPCPLHNQFKAIRDQIHHLLHHTTIGNFNEELMAGLLSLKK
- the hmpA gene encoding NO-inducible flavohemoprotein — protein: MTNEQKELVRGTVPVLKEHGVALTTYFYNRMLTQNPELKNVFNSANQHTGAQPTALAMSVLAYAEHIDNPAVLGYAVNKIANKHVSLDIRPEQYAIVGKHLLASISEVLGEAASAELIDAWAAAYNQLAKIMIGVEADLYSGSVAKEGGWSSWRPFVVQRKEHESEEITSFYLYPCDGGKVADFLPGQYITVRLYVPELKVLQPRQYSISCAPNGEYYRISVKRERGTEERPAGFVSNLLHNKIQEGDVIEVAPPAGDFTLDMDKNTPVVFISGGVGLTPFMSMLEYVTQSGKSRPITWIHGCRGYAVHAFKNRVTELSSQHTSMSIHNFYDKLDQETQDNYYEGYVDLEKVKDAIVPNADYYICGPGLFIKKHFDYLRLQGVNPQAIHFEEFGPAILVVE
- a CDS encoding metallophosphoesterase family protein, with the translated sequence MKRRSALKSIGGAMLMPAIASAIPLADKRPVLRIAHITDVHLKNDLGAPAKFVQCLHHVQRQTPKVDLILNGGDMVFDMNKESIITIDAQWKLMHQLTKAECSLPIHYILGNHDIWWNESDKGQALYGKQYSLEQLQLSKPYYSFIKTGWKFIMLDSVHLDIDGTWYIGKLGDEQFAWLENELNQTYDMPVLVMSHIPILTATNLIEDNIVNKWVMLGGDMHTDTSKIIQLFYKHPNVKLCLSGHIHLREKLIYNHVTYICNGAVSGAWWKGNRRETAPGYGLLELYADGSFDEQYISYL
- a CDS encoding RagB/SusD family nutrient uptake outer membrane protein, with the protein product MKKQNILIATLGLSLLMGTSCKKDFLNESDPNAITVDASYQSPNDVLLAVNGIYQSLRSGNNVGETSDLWTDQRSDDTGTNDNQSNSGEPFQFNNFSILPSNTYLKSHWVSLYTTISRANVVLSHIDAVLFTDNTLKQKYAAEAKFLRAFTYFQLVRLWGDVPLVTKELKSADEVAALTARVPQATVYQQIISDLTDVVNSPLPNLQASTGRTSKAAANFLLGQVYLTMATTLDQANRTTNLNNARTALLAAYNMRTFGTLSSIPYTDVFDVSKKTTCPELIFQIVNIQGDLNYYSSIAANNQAKGETINSQKISSGVGYNVTHDLINEYETGDPRMAFSVKYANDPIVKDWFVTKFKDVSTAAGVNGYGGNDWILMRYADLILMLAEVSNYLGDTAGAIQYLDMVRTRAGMPTYAVSITNADYSSRYPTLKLAIMHERRVELAFEHHRWFDLLRTLNNDELVAYFKAKKQTDFGLAQLSNFTNKDRYYPIPFDEYKLDPVKMYQNPGY